The window GCATACTATTCGAACTCGCCAATCTCACCAATGACGGACTGGTTCTTCAGCCGGACGACGTGACGCATGCCTTGACGGCGCTGCGCCAGACGCCCGACGCCTCGATCAAGGACGTGCTCGCCGGCGCCACCGCGATCGTCACCAAAAAGCGGTTTATCGGGCCGAAGTCTCCCACGCAAAAAGCCTATATCGAAGCTATTGAGCAGCACGACATCGTGATCGCGATCGGGCCGGCCGGCACGGGCAAGACTTATCTGGCGATGGCGATGGCGGTGAGCGCGTTGATGACCAAGGCGGTGAGCCGGATCATTCTGGCCCGCCCGGCGGTGGAAGCCGGGGAGAAGCTGGGATTTTTGCCGGGGGATATGTATGCGAAGGTCAATCCCTATCTGCGGCCGCTGTACGATGCCTTGTTCGACATGATGGATATGGAACGGGCTAATCGCCTGATCGAGCGCGGCGATATCGAGATTGCCCCGCTGGCCTTCATGCGCGGGCGGACGCTGAATGATTCGTTTGTGATTCTCGACGAAGCGCAGAATGCTACGGCGGAACAGATGAAGATGTTCCTGACCCGGCTAGGCTTTCACTCGAAGGTGGTGGTCACCGGCGATATCACGCAGGTGGATTTGCCGGCCGAGCGCGTGTCGGGGCTGATTGAGGTGAAAGAGATTCTGCGCGGCATCGAGGGCATCGAGTTCATCTACTTTGACGAGAAGGACGTGGTGCGGCATCGCCTGGTGCAGGACATCGTGAAGGCGTATGACCGGTATCAGTCGGCCAGTGGCTGCGACCCGAGAGCCGCTCGGGGACAGGGTTCGTCATCAGGCTCCCGCAAGGCGGCGCCGTCCGGCGCACCGCCGCGAGACTCCTCGGGCCAATCCCACTAAGCTATGGCTGTCTATGTACGTGTGCGCCTCATGCGGTTGGCGGTGCGGCACACGGCGTGGAAGCGTGTGGCTACCCTGGTGCTGGAGGCGGCCGGCGAAGCCTCGTCGGAACTCAGCATCGAGCTGATCGGGGATGGGCGCATGCGACGGCTCAATCGTGAGTATCGGAAAAAAGATCGCACGACGGATGTGCTGGCCTTTGCCATGCGGGAGTCGGCCTGCCCTGACGAGTCCCTCCTCGGCGATGTCGTGATTTCGGTGCCGACGGCTCGCCGCCAAGCGAAAGAGAACGGCCGGGCGTTGGATGAGGAGTTGGCCTGGCTGTTGGTGCATGGGGTGCTACATCTGTGCGGATACGATCATGAACGGAGCGACCAGGAAGCCCGGCGTATGCGCCGGCGGGAGCAGCACATTTTGCGGGGGCTCAGGCCGATTCCGCGGCTGGTCACGGTACCGAAAGCCGTTGCGCCGCTACGTCGGCGTAGCGGGAAGATGGAGTAATCATGGGGTGGTTTCAGCGGCTCAGCGACGGACTCAGTAAAACCCGCCAGGTGGTCCGGCAATCGCTCGACCGGGTGTTGGGTCGGACGCCGGACCCGGCGATGCTCGAAGAGCTGGAGGCCGCGCTCTTGAGCGCCGATTTGGGCGTGCGTGTGGTAGACCGATTGATGACCCATGTGCGCGAGCATGCGCGCGGGGCGGACGCGGCGAGTTCCGACGCGTTGCAGAATGTGCTGAGCCGGACGGTCTATGGCCTCTTGGCCCCGGTGCAGGGGCCGTCATTGGAACAGCTGATCGCGCAAGGGCCGAAGCCGTTTGTCGTGCTGGTGGTCGGCGTCAATGGAGTGGGGAAGACCACCACGATTGCCAAGATGGCACAACGGCTGGTGCAAGGCGGCCGCCGCCCGTTGCTGGTGGCGGGCGACACCTTTCGCGCGGCGGCGATCGACCAGCTGCAAGTCTGGGCGGATCGTGTCGGGGTGGATGTCATCCGGCAGCGGCATGGGGCGGACCCGGCGGCGGTGGCATTCGACGGCATTGTGGCCGCGAAGGCGCGTGGGGCCGATGTCGTGCTGATCGATACGGCGGGCCGGTTGCACACTAAGTCCAATCTCATGGATGAGTTGCGAAAAGTGACTCGGGTGATCGGCCAGGAGCTGCCGGGCGCGCCGCATGAAACCTTGCTGGTGCTGGACGCCACGCTGGGGCAGAACGCGCTGGCGCAAGCGCGGCAATTCAAGGAATCCGTCGGCGTGACCGGCCTCGTCCTGACCAAGCTCGACGGGACCGCGCGCGGAGGCATCGTGGTCGCCATTGCCGAGGAGCTGAAGATTCCGGTCCGGCTGATCGGCGTCGGCGAAGGGGTCGAGGATCTCCAGGACTTCAATCAGGAAGCCTTTATCGCCGCCTTGTTCGGGCAGCCCGCGCCCCGGTCATAAACCCGTCAATCTCTTTCTCCTCCAGCGACCCCGTGCTATGGTTGACGCAAGACAGTGGCGGGGTGTGCGCCTCGCCGGTGGGATGACATTGGAGCCGCGCGGTTCGCATGATAACGATTTTGATCGTGGACGACGACCAGATGAATTGCGATCTGTTGCAGACCGTCCTGACACGGCATGGCTATCAGGTGGTGACCTGCACGAGCGGGCGCGACGGGTTGGAATTGTTTCGGAAGCAGGCGCCGCGCATCACCGTGCTTGATTTGCGGATGCCCGAGATGGACGGGTTGACGGTGCTCAAAGAAATTCGGGCGATCGATCCCGAGGCGCCGGTGATCATCCTGGGCGGCGGAGCCACCGAGGTGCAGGAGAATCAGGCGCGTTCGCTGCGCGTGACGGATTTTATCCGCCGTGGGCTCTCGTTGGATATTCTCGTCGAGGCCGTGCATCGGGCGTCACAGTTGCCGGTTCGGCCGAATCCGGTCCCGATTCCTCCCGCCCCTGCGATGGCAGGCCAGGACACCGGTGAGTCGGTGCTGATCGTCGACGATGATCCGCTCATTCGGGATTTGCTGGTTCAATTTCTCAGTGTGCGTGGCTATCGGGCCTTCGGGGTGGCCGATGGACATGAGGCGTTGCGCGTCGTGCGGGAAGCGGCGCCGGATCTGATCCTGTTGGATATGATCCTTCCGGGGTTGCCGGGGATCGAGGTCTTGCAGTCGCTTCGGGACATGCAATATCCGGGCGGGGTGATCATCATGACCGGGAGCCATAACGAGGAGATGCTCGAAGAAGCCTGGGCGTTGGGGCCTCAGGAGATCCTGGGGAAGCCGATTGCCCTCGATCGCCTCCTCACCGCCGTTCAGCTCGTGCTCGTCTGCCGCGAGTGCTAAATCCCGCTACCGATGTTGAAAGGGAAACCGATCGCACTCGATCAGTTTCCCACCGCCACCCAGCTTGTGCTCGCCTGCCGCGAGTGCTAAAACCCTTCCGATGCCATTCGGACGCGCGTGCCTAGCTTTCAGCACTGCTCTCATCAGTTTCTCGCTGGTCCTGCCCCTCTCTGACGGACGGGCCGGTGATCCGCCTCCATTCGCTCCGGCCATACGCCATCATGATTTGCGGGCCATGATTGATCCTGATCGGCACCATCTAACGGTCACGGATCGGATGGTGCTTCAGGCCGGCGGGCTGCCGCAAGCACTCGAGTTTACCTTGGCCAAATCGCTACGGGTCACGGAGCTGCTCCTGGTCGAGGGGGGGCGGGCCGTTCCTGTGCCGTTTACGGTCGGCCCCACGCCGGCTGATTCCACTATCCAATCCCTTACGCTCTCGCTGCCACAGAATGTCTCCGGCGACGTGACGCTGGAGTGGCATTATCAGGGCCTGGTCAATGATCCACCGCGCGAGCCGCGCCATCTCCGGTTTGTGACGCCGAGCGAGACCGCCGGCCATATCGGACCGGAAGGCGTCTATCTGAGCAGCGAAAGCGGGTGGTATCCCGATCTGTCCGGCTCGCTGGCCTCCTATGCGCTCGCGGTCAAGATGCCTGAAGGCTGGACTACGGTCAGCCAGGGGCGTGGGGGCGCCACACAAGATTGTTCCCCGGCCAATGCCGGAGGGGCCTGCGTCACATGGCAGACCTGGGAATCGGGTATTGCGGAGGCGCTCACACTCGTCGCCAACCGGTTTCGCGTCGCCCAGCGTGAGTGGACGGATGGGCAGGGGAAGACGGTTCGTCTTGCCACCTACTTGTTTCCTGAGGATGCGGTGCTGGCAGACGAATATCTGGCGGCGACCGCCAAGTATCTCGAGGCCTATGTGCCGCTGCTAGGGTCCTATCCGTTCGAGCAATTCGCCGTGGTGGAGAATTTCTTTGCGAGCGGGCTCGGGATGCCGTCGTTCACTCTCTTAGGCAGCGGCAGCATCAAGCGCCACTATACGCAGCCCTACGCATTGGGGCATGAGATCGTCCATTCCTGGATCGGCAACGTCGTGTGGAATCGCGCCGAGAGTGGCAATTGGGTGGAAGGGCTCACGACCTATCTGGCGAACTATTACTGGCATGAGCTGGCCAAAGATGACCGGCAGGCGCGCGAGCAGCGCCGCTTGATGACGCAGGGGTACAGTCTGTATGTGGCGCCAGAATCCGATTATCCCCTGATGGAGTTTCAGCGGAAGAGCGACGAGAAAGATAATGCCATCGGCTATCAAAAGGCGGCGATGGTCTTCCATCAGCTGCGCAGGGCAATTGGCGACGAGGCGTTCTGGCGAGGGGTGAAGCAGATCGTCGCAGAGCTCTCCGGGCGGCATGCGGATTGGAAGGATCTTGAACGGGTGTTTGCGCAGGTCAGCCGGACAGACCTGCGCTGGTTTTTTGCGCAATGGGTCGAACGGGCCGGCGCGCCGCGGCTGTCCCTCCTTGAGGCCTCGGCCTTGCCCGAGGCCAATCAGCCTGGCGCCTATCGGCTGCAGGTCGCAGTGCGGCAGGAGGGGGAGCCTTTTCGCGTGACCGTCCCTCTCGAAGTCACGATGCAGGACTCGGTACAGACCGTGCTGGTGCCGCTCCTTGAGGCTCAGGGAGAAGTCGAGGTGTCGGTGCCAGCCGCGCCCTTGTCGGTGGCGCTGGATCCCCAGTTCATGACGCTCCAGCGGCTGAGGCGTGACCAACTGGCGCCGGTGCTGAATTTGTATGTAACCGATCGGCAGAAAGCGCTCCTGCCGCTGTTTGCCGACAGCACGACACCGTTTCATGAGCTGGTGGCGCGCATTCAGGCGCAAGAAGAGTCGGTTCCGCCGGATCGCAAGACGGTGATCTTGCCGGTAGACACGGCGGCGCTGCCTGAGTCAGGATCGGTCCTGATCCTCGCGACGCCGGAACATCAGGCGCATGCGCAGGCCCTGGTGACGGACTCGTGCGGGGATCGGGTGCAGTTGGAGCCGGGCGGATTTCGCATCGCCGGGGCGAGGTACGAAGGGCCCTCGATGGCCGTCGTCTTGTCCTGTCATCGCGCGGGGGTGCCTGGCTCGGTGGTGACGGTGTTGTATGCCATCCATCCCGCGGCGGCCACGAAAGTTGCCCGCTTGCTGTTTTTCTATGGATGGCACAGTGTGGTGATCTTTACCGACGGCGCCGTGGCGCAGCGTGACGTCTGGCAGGTTCCTCAGATGATCAAGGAGGTTCGACGCAATGCACAGCAGTAACCGGTATCGCAGTTTGCTCGGAGTGATCGCGGCGCTCATGTTGTGGCCCCAGGCCGGACTGGCCGCCGAGCGAAAAAAGAGCCCGGAGGTGGCAAAGGCCCCTGCCAGCGCCGAGCGGCATCTGAAAAATATCAAGCAGCTCACGTTCGGCCGGCAAAACGCGGAAGCCTACTTCTCGTTCAGCGGGAACAAACTGATCTTTCAGTCGACGAACAACTGGATGAAGGACACCTATGCCTCGGCCTTAACCCCGGCCGAGATTCCCCTCGGCTGCTATCAGATGTACGTGATGGATCTGGACAGCGATCAGGTCCGGCTGGTCAGCACGGGATCGGGCGCCACCACCTGCGGCTATTTCTTTCCCGGCGACCGGCGGGTGCTGTACTCGTCCACGCACCTCAGCGGGCCGAACTGCCCGCCGAAGCCGCCGCGCGAAGGCGCCTACCGCTGGGCGCTCGACAATTATGACCTGTTTGCCGTGCGCATCGACGGACAGGAAATGCAACGGTTGACGAACACACCCGGCTACGACGCGGAGGCCACGGTGTCGCCGGACGGCAAAACCATCGTGTGGACGTCGGTCCGGGACGGCGACCTGGATATTTACGCGATGGATCTCGACGGGGCCCGCCATCGGCGGCTCACCGAGGAGATCGGCTATGATGGCGGGGCCTTTTTCTCGCCGGACAGCAAACGCATCGTCTATCGCGCGTCCCATCCGACCGACCCAGCCGAGATCGCGAAGTACAAGGACTTGCTGGCGCAGCGGCTGGTGGAGCCGGGCCAGCTCGAACTGTTCATCATGAACGCCGATGGCAGCGGAAAGCACCAAGTCACGTCGAACGGCGCGTCGAATTTTTCTCCGTTCTTCCATCCCGACGGCAAGCGCATCATCTTCTCCTCGAATGTCGAGACGCGTGGCGAAGGGGGGCGGCCCAGCTTTCATCTCTATCTCGTGGGTGACGACGGCGCCGGCCTGGAGCGTCTGACCTTCGAGGGCCAATTCAACAGCTTCCCGATGTTTTCACCGGACGGCAAACGCCTCGTGTGGGTGTCCGACCGGAATGCAAGCCAGCCGGGCGAATTCAACGTGTTTCTCGCCGACTGGGTGCCGTGACGGTGGTGGGTCAGGGGCCAGAGGCGAGGGGCGAGGGGCAAGCCGGCATCGGCCACCAGCGGCTTTCCTCTAGCCCCTCGCCTCTAGCCCCGCGCCTGCTGTCGTTCATCTGCCTCTGTGCCGCGCTGGTGTGCGTGTACGGGGGGCTGCGGGAATTCGATGGCCCAGTCGCGGGGCATCTCCGCGCGATCACCACGCCGGAGGGTGGGGGCACCCTGACGGTGCCGTGGATGGCGTTTGTCAGCCAGGCCGGCAACTGGCTCGGCGATGGGCGGCAGTTGCTCACCGTCAGCGCTATGCTCATGGCGCTTGGGTGGGCCTATCCCCCGTCGCGCGGGATGCGCACGGGCATTGAGACGTTGTGGGCCCATGGGATTGCGACGGTGCTGGTCCACACGGTCAAGCATCTGGTCGGACGGCCCAGGCCCAAGTTTTCCACGTCGGGCGACTGGGAGATGGCCCCGTCGTTGCTTTCCGGATTTGACTCCTTCCCGTCAGGCCATACCACGGCGACCTTTGCTTTGGCCGTGGTCTTGAGTCGGCGATTTCCCCACTACAGCCTGCTGTTCTTTGGGGCGGGCGCGTTTGTCGCGTTGAGCCGCGTGCTGCGGGGATCGCATTTCACCACCGATGTATTTGGCGGGGCGGTGCTGGGTCTCGTGAGTGGCGCGCTGGCCATGCTGCCGTGGAAGGACTGGCGCGTGGCGATAGAAACGGGTGTGAGGCAGGCCGCCATTGGAACGGTCTGGGTCTTTGCGCTGCTGTGGGCTGTGACGCACCCGATGCCATCAGGATGGGACAGCATCCTCTTGATGGGGCTTGGTGCAGGGCTGACAGGGCTCGGTTTGTGGTGCAGGCTCGGCAAGTGGCGGCACGCGCATCGGGTCTGGCGCATAGCCATCGCCCTGGGGCTGTCACTCATGACGGCCTCGCCGCTGGTCATGGCTGCGGCAGGATTTCTGTGTCTGGGATTGTGGATTTGCGAAGAGCAGAATCAGAACACCGCCGAAGACTCACGGAGCCTGGCGATCGTCCGAAACGGTGAGTTGGTGGCCGCCGTGCTGCTCAGCCTGGCCGTGCTTGTCGTTGGCCGCGGGGCACTTCACTTGTGAGGCGCCCGTCCCGCTTTTCTCGCTTCCCTGATCAATGTCCGAAGATGAGCGGCTCTTTCGTCGTCGAAGGCGGAGGCGGCAGCGCGGCCGATTCCGGGATCTGCACCATCGGCTGGCTGGCGAGCAAGAGATACCCGTAGCGTTTCAAAATCGGTTGGTAGTTTTTCACGTCGCCCGGCAGTTTCTCCACGAAGGTTTCCGGCAGGAGAATCATCGTGCGGCCGGCCTGCGACAGCGCCTCGCGCATCTTATCTTCTTCACCCTTTCCAACGAAGAGCACTTTGCGGCGGGCATAAAAGGCCATGGAGGGTCTCGTCGAAGCGTAGACGATCAGTTGCTCGCCCGGTTCGAGGTTCACCCCCGCCGCGTAAGCCAGCTCTTGCGGCGGCGCGACAAAGTAGCGATTCACCGCCGGCAGGATGAACAGCATCACGACCAGCACCACCCCAGCGAGCGATCCGGCGGCCGCCCAAAAGGCCCCGCGCCGGCGCGTTTCCGAGAGCCCGAACGCGCCCACCAGTCCCATGCCGATCAGCAGGAGTGTGGCGGCGATGTAGGGGCCGCTCCCCATCGAGAGTTGCGTGGCCAGGGGAAATTCTTTGACCAGTTTCCCGGCGATCTTCGTGTCATAGATCCAGGGCAGCGACGCGAAGGCGCCGGCCAGGAGAAAGCCCAGCCACATCACCACATGCACGGAGGCTCGGGCGCCGCGGGTGGCGGGCTCGGCCATGCAGCGAGACCAGAAAAGGGCCGTGAGAATGGCGGCGGCCGGAAAGAGCGGGCCGATGTAATGCGGTAGCCTGGTCGATGACAGGGTAAAGAAGATGAACGTGCCGAAGATCCAGGCGGCGGTGAACCATTCCAGACTGGGGACGTCTGTCGGGAGATCAGACTCCTGGCCTCTCGTCTTTCGCCAGTTATTGAAGGCGTCATACCAGGCGAAGAGGAGCCAGCCGCTCCAGGGGAAGAATCCGAGGAGCAGCACCGGGATATAGAACAAGAGCCCAAAGCTGTGCCCTTCCATCGGGTTGAGAAACCGGCCGACGGTGTTGGCCTGGGCTGAAGCGGCGTACTCGGCGCCATGGAGCCACCACATCGTGGCGTACCAGGGCAGGGCGATCAGGACGGTCAGCGCTGTTCCAGGCAGCGGTTTCCCCTCCTGCCAGAATCGCCCCCATTGCTTCGTCAGGGAGAGGTAGAGGGCGATGGTGATGAGCGGGACGAGGAACCCGACCGGCCCCTTGGCCAAGGTTCCCAGCCCCATCGCGAGGTAGCAGATCCAGAGCCAGTGCCGCCGGGCGTGCGTCGTCTGAAAGCCCAGCCAAAAGGCGAAGAGCGAGAGCGTGGTGAAAAAGATCAGCACGCTGTCGGTCAGGGCCATGCGGTTGAGCGCGATCATTTGCAGATTGAGCGCGAGCATCAGCGCCGCGAGCAGCGCCGTGACCGGATCGCGCAGCCGTGCGAGAAAGAGATAGAGCATCAGAACCAGGCCCAGGCCGAAGAGGGCCGAAGGGAACCGCGCCGCAAAGGCCGACACGCCGAAGGTTTTATACGACGCGCTCATCAACCAGTACACCAGCGCCGGCTTCGCGTAGCGCGGTTCGTAGTTGAAGGTGGGGCTGATCCAGTCGCCGGTTTCCAGCATTTCCCGGCCCGCTTCCGCGTTGCGGCCTTCGTCGCGGTCGGTGAGGCCGAGGGCTCCCAGGTTCCAAAAGAACAGGACTCCGCAGAGCGCCAGCAGGATGCAGAGGTGGCGCACGATGAGCGTCGCTGGATAGGTGACGGATGACGGGTGAGAATCGCGCGACTCCGCGCTCGCCTCCGTCTCGCGGTTCTCGCTTGTCCCGCCCGTCTGATCGCTCATCGCTGATCACCCTTCACGGGTTTCGAGAGGTCCGGGCGATAGATGAGCATCAGATTGCGGATGTACACCACAGAGCCGATGCTTTGCCCGGCGATGAAGACGGGATCTTTCTTGTAGATGGCATAGGCCAGCGTGATAAGGCCGCCGATGAGGCTCAAGTACCAAAAGGACACCGGCACCTTGCTCGAGGCGCTCTGTTCCGAGGCGAGCCATTGAACGATCCAGCGTCCGAAGAACAGCCCCTGGCCGAGAAATCCGATGGCGATCCAAATGGTGTCGAGACTCATACTGATCACTTATCACGGAGCCGATACCGCAGCACGCGCTGTTGCATCCAGCGGACGGCGATGAGGTCATAGAGCGATTTGAAAAGCCGGTTGCCGACGCCATATTTCGAGAGGCCGTGGGCGCGGGGATAGTGGCTGACCGGAATCTCGGTCACGGTAAATCCGTGCATGAGGGCCAGGGCCGGGAAGAACCGATGCATGCCGGTGAAGAGCTGCAGCTTGTCCACCAAGGCCCGCCGGAAGATCTTCAGCGAGCAGCCGGTGTCGTGGACGCGGTCGCCCGTGACGGCGGTCCGCACCTTGTTGGCGATGCGGGAAGAGAGCTTGCGCACCAGATTGTCGTTGCGGGTCTTCCGCCAGCCGCAGACGAGGTCGAACTGTTGGATCAACGGCAGCATCCGGTCGATATCGGCCGGATCGTTCTGGAGGTCTCCGTCGAGCGTGATGACCAGGTCGCCGGTCGAGTGTTTGAAGCCGGCATCGAAGGCGGACGACTGGCCATAGTTCCGGTCGAAATGCAGCACGCGGACCATGGGATAGGTCTGTTGCAGCTGGTCGAGCAGTTCGCTGCTGCCGTCGGTGCTCCCATCGTCGATATAGACCAGCTCGAAGGGGGCCTTCCGGGACTCCTCGCGTGCGGAAAGCACCGTGAGGACCCGCTCAGTGAGCGGTGTCAGATTGTCTCGTTCATCCTTGATGGGAATGACGACAGAGGCCCATGGGCGAATCGCGTGGGTCATCGGGCGCGGCGGTTCCTGGATAGCTGTCGGAGAAGAGTCACGGCGGCATTCTAGCGAATGGTCCGCGGACCGTCAAACGAGGAGGCGTGACGGGTAAGAGGAGATGGCACGCGGCGAGGGGCTAGAGGCATGAGGCGAGGCGGAAGATCCTCCGCCCGCTAGCCTCGAACCTCTGGCCTCGTGCCTACTGGATAATCGTGAACCGCATCGTGCCGACCAGGCTCATCTCGTTCACCTCCTCGCCCGCATGGATCTCCACTTTATAGCGGCCGGGTGTCCATCGGTCCCGGGGAGGGAAGAGCTTCAGGTAGCCGCTCTCGTCTTCGAGCGCCATGTACATGGCGTCCTGGCTGACGAGCGACTCGGGGGAGAGGCCCGGCACGTCTTCGGGGAAACAGCGGCCGAAGACCTGGAAGGCCTGATAATGCTGGTGTAGGTGGAACACGATGAAGACGGCCGGCGTGCCGGAGGAAAACCGTTCTGTCGGCCGGACGGGCACGATTTCGTGCGTGCGGCGAAACCCCATCTCTTCCTCAAACCCCTCGGCCATGGTGATGGAGCGGAACATGCCGCCTGGCGGCGCATCGAAGTCGTAGGGCTGGGCCTCGTGGGGTTTGTTTTGGAACTCGGGAATGGGGAGATTCCTCGTCAGGGGCAGGTCCTCGGCCCAGGCGAGCGGGACTCCCAGCAGCAAGGCGATGAGCAACCGGCACAGGGCGATCATGAAAAGTTGGTACACTCCCTTGCGCCGCAGAGTCAAGGGTGGGCACTGGGGAGAGCCATCACCAGGCCCGTTCCTAACGGGTCCTCCCCTTTGTAAGGGGAGGCAAGGTGGGGTAGAGGATATCGGCGGTCATGCGGCTTGCGAACGCACGACCAGTCAATGGCAGCTGGAATCTTCGACCTCCCCTGGCCCCTCCTTACGAAGGAGGGGAAAGGAAATGGGATGTTGCCGAAAGGGAGGGGAAGCGCTGAATGCTGACCGCTATGAGTTCTCCGATTGCGGCGGTTTCCAACCGTCTGCTACAATTCCGCCCACGCAACACGCACCACCTGTCATCCGTCACAAGTGAGATCGAAGTTATGCTTCAAGACGCCGACGCATTGCCGCAGTTGATCGGGGATTACAAGCCGCTGGATGAGTGGCAGGCCCACATCAATACGCTGTTCTACCGCCTCCGTGGCGACAAGCTCCGAACCTATTATCAGACCTTCGCCTCCGCCGACTATCGATTGGCGCATGCCCTGGCGGCGGATTATTACGAACAGGTGACGAAGCGCGAAAAGGCCCGAGGCAAGGGGCCCGAGGCGAGAGGTGAGAGTAAAGATTCTCCGACCCCTAGCCCCGCGGCTCTCGCCCCTCGCCTGATTGTGCTCGAGCTCGGCCCCGGCAACGGCAACCTGGCCGCCTGCTTCCTGAGCCATCTGAAAACCCTCGATAAGGACGGCCTGGTCTATCCCCGCGTCCGCTACGTGCTGGTGGACTGGGAGCAGTCGATCCTCGACGGGGCCATGGCGCATCCGGACCTCGCGCCACATCGTGATCGGGTCGAGGCCATGCTGGGGACGGTGGAGCACATCGCCGGGCTGGCGGACCAGTCGGTCGATCGGATCATCTGCAACGAACTCTGGAACGATCTGCCGACCAAGCTCATGGCCAGGAACGCGGGCGACATCGAAGAAGAATACCTTCGCCCCAATCTGAGCGAGACGCTGCATGCCACCATTCAGGATTGGTCGGGGTTCGTGCGGGCCTTCGAAGCCAAGGATGTCGAGCAGCTCAAGACATTCCCGCCGTTTCTTGACGATCTGGTGTGGGAAAAGGAGTTTCGGAAGGTCGAGTGGAAGGATGTTCCCTATCGCAAGACCATCACGGAATTTCTCAAGACCATCGACGAGCAAGTGCTGGTGCCGGTGAATCTCGGGGCCTTTGCCACGCTGAAGGAAGCCAAGCGGCTCCTGGCGCCCGATGCGGTGGGGTTCAGCGCGTTCGACGCCGGGACGGCGGATAAGCAGGTGCTCAACGATCCCGACAAGCCCTGCTACGGCCAGTTCGGCGGGCAGTACAGCTTCATGATCAACTTTGCCCTGGTCGAAGCGGTGGCCAAGCATCTGGGCCTGGGCAAGATCACGATTGAGCCGCAGCGCGAGTTCGTCGGCCGGTCGTTGAACACCAACGTGATCACCCTCATGGATCTGCTGGCCACCCACCCCTCAGCAGGGCCGAAAATGCAGCCCTGGGAGCAGGACCGGCTTGTGCTCAAGACCATTAAGGCGCTCAACGAGACCTGCGAAAGCCCCTATAGCCGCAAACTGGATTTCCCCTTGCAGCACAATATGCCCCAGGAAGAGCGGGAGAC is drawn from Nitrospira sp. and contains these coding sequences:
- a CDS encoding PhoH family protein, whose protein sequence is MRKLKLREGTNTAALFGHHDCHLKLIEGELGVRLSARGEELTLDGQPDATRQAERILFELANLTNDGLVLQPDDVTHALTALRQTPDASIKDVLAGATAIVTKKRFIGPKSPTQKAYIEAIEQHDIVIAIGPAGTGKTYLAMAMAVSALMTKAVSRIILARPAVEAGEKLGFLPGDMYAKVNPYLRPLYDALFDMMDMERANRLIERGDIEIAPLAFMRGRTLNDSFVILDEAQNATAEQMKMFLTRLGFHSKVVVTGDITQVDLPAERVSGLIEVKEILRGIEGIEFIYFDEKDVVRHRLVQDIVKAYDRYQSASGCDPRAARGQGSSSGSRKAAPSGAPPRDSSGQSH
- a CDS encoding M1 family aminopeptidase, which encodes MIDPDRHHLTVTDRMVLQAGGLPQALEFTLAKSLRVTELLLVEGGRAVPVPFTVGPTPADSTIQSLTLSLPQNVSGDVTLEWHYQGLVNDPPREPRHLRFVTPSETAGHIGPEGVYLSSESGWYPDLSGSLASYALAVKMPEGWTTVSQGRGGATQDCSPANAGGACVTWQTWESGIAEALTLVANRFRVAQREWTDGQGKTVRLATYLFPEDAVLADEYLAATAKYLEAYVPLLGSYPFEQFAVVENFFASGLGMPSFTLLGSGSIKRHYTQPYALGHEIVHSWIGNVVWNRAESGNWVEGLTTYLANYYWHELAKDDRQAREQRRLMTQGYSLYVAPESDYPLMEFQRKSDEKDNAIGYQKAAMVFHQLRRAIGDEAFWRGVKQIVAELSGRHADWKDLERVFAQVSRTDLRWFFAQWVERAGAPRLSLLEASALPEANQPGAYRLQVAVRQEGEPFRVTVPLEVTMQDSVQTVLVPLLEAQGEVEVSVPAAPLSVALDPQFMTLQRLRRDQLAPVLNLYVTDRQKALLPLFADSTTPFHELVARIQAQEESVPPDRKTVILPVDTAALPESGSVLILATPEHQAHAQALVTDSCGDRVQLEPGGFRIAGARYEGPSMAVVLSCHRAGVPGSVVTVLYAIHPAAATKVARLLFFYGWHSVVIFTDGAVAQRDVWQVPQMIKEVRRNAQQ
- the ftsY gene encoding signal recognition particle-docking protein FtsY, which produces MGWFQRLSDGLSKTRQVVRQSLDRVLGRTPDPAMLEELEAALLSADLGVRVVDRLMTHVREHARGADAASSDALQNVLSRTVYGLLAPVQGPSLEQLIAQGPKPFVVLVVGVNGVGKTTTIAKMAQRLVQGGRRPLLVAGDTFRAAAIDQLQVWADRVGVDVIRQRHGADPAAVAFDGIVAAKARGADVVLIDTAGRLHTKSNLMDELRKVTRVIGQELPGAPHETLLVLDATLGQNALAQARQFKESVGVTGLVLTKLDGTARGGIVVAIAEELKIPVRLIGVGEGVEDLQDFNQEAFIAALFGQPAPRS
- the ybeY gene encoding rRNA maturation RNase YbeY encodes the protein MAVYVRVRLMRLAVRHTAWKRVATLVLEAAGEASSELSIELIGDGRMRRLNREYRKKDRTTDVLAFAMRESACPDESLLGDVVISVPTARRQAKENGRALDEELAWLLVHGVLHLCGYDHERSDQEARRMRRREQHILRGLRPIPRLVTVPKAVAPLRRRSGKME
- a CDS encoding response regulator — its product is MITILIVDDDQMNCDLLQTVLTRHGYQVVTCTSGRDGLELFRKQAPRITVLDLRMPEMDGLTVLKEIRAIDPEAPVIILGGGATEVQENQARSLRVTDFIRRGLSLDILVEAVHRASQLPVRPNPVPIPPAPAMAGQDTGESVLIVDDDPLIRDLLVQFLSVRGYRAFGVADGHEALRVVREAAPDLILLDMILPGLPGIEVLQSLRDMQYPGGVIIMTGSHNEEMLEEAWALGPQEILGKPIALDRLLTAVQLVLVCREC
- a CDS encoding phosphatase PAP2 family protein is translated as MTVVGQGPEARGEGQAGIGHQRLSSSPSPLAPRLLSFICLCAALVCVYGGLREFDGPVAGHLRAITTPEGGGTLTVPWMAFVSQAGNWLGDGRQLLTVSAMLMALGWAYPPSRGMRTGIETLWAHGIATVLVHTVKHLVGRPRPKFSTSGDWEMAPSLLSGFDSFPSGHTTATFALAVVLSRRFPHYSLLFFGAGAFVALSRVLRGSHFTTDVFGGAVLGLVSGALAMLPWKDWRVAIETGVRQAAIGTVWVFALLWAVTHPMPSGWDSILLMGLGAGLTGLGLWCRLGKWRHAHRVWRIAIALGLSLMTASPLVMAAAGFLCLGLWICEEQNQNTAEDSRSLAIVRNGELVAAVLLSLAVLVVGRGALHL